From Sphaerochaeta sp., a single genomic window includes:
- a CDS encoding Gfo/Idh/MocA family oxidoreductase has protein sequence MVGIGIIGCGKITQVRHVPEYQENPDAKIIGITDTNKERAVELAKRIGCRSYDSADELLSDRSIDAVSVCTANFTHAELTIKALRSGKHVLCEKPMATTLEECELMVKEADKADKFLMIGQNQRLAKAHIRAKELLGQGAIGKVITFRTTFGHGGPETWSIDPGKNVWFFDKQKSVMGAMADLGIHKTDLIQYLLGTHVVKTQAVLATLDKKDAQGNPIGVDDNAICIYTMQNGIIGTMTASWTFYGKEDNSTILYGTEGIMRIYDDPTYSIVIIRKNGEKTLYNIDAIQTNDHQTKSGIIDAFVEHVQQGTQPEISGKSVLSAMRAVFASIQSSQTGKAITIKED, from the coding sequence ATGGTAGGCATTGGAATCATTGGCTGTGGAAAGATCACACAGGTCAGGCATGTACCGGAATATCAGGAGAATCCCGACGCGAAGATCATCGGCATCACAGACACCAACAAGGAACGGGCGGTAGAACTGGCCAAACGTATTGGTTGCAGGTCGTATGACTCTGCGGACGAACTCCTCTCCGATCGTTCCATCGATGCCGTCAGCGTCTGCACGGCGAATTTCACCCATGCCGAGTTGACCATCAAAGCACTACGTTCCGGCAAACACGTCCTGTGCGAGAAACCGATGGCCACCACTCTGGAGGAATGCGAACTGATGGTCAAGGAAGCGGACAAGGCTGACAAGTTCCTGATGATCGGACAGAATCAGCGTCTGGCAAAAGCCCATATCCGGGCGAAAGAACTGCTGGGACAGGGGGCTATCGGTAAAGTCATCACGTTCCGGACCACCTTCGGTCATGGGGGACCGGAAACTTGGAGCATTGATCCCGGGAAAAACGTCTGGTTCTTTGACAAGCAGAAGTCGGTGATGGGTGCCATGGCGGACCTGGGCATCCACAAGACAGATCTCATCCAGTACCTCCTCGGGACGCACGTGGTGAAAACGCAGGCGGTGCTTGCCACGCTGGACAAGAAAGACGCACAGGGGAATCCCATCGGCGTGGATGACAACGCCATCTGTATCTATACGATGCAGAACGGAATCATCGGCACGATGACGGCAAGCTGGACGTTTTACGGCAAGGAAGACAACAGTACCATTCTGTATGGGACCGAAGGCATCATGCGCATCTACGATGACCCCACCTACTCCATCGTCATCATCCGCAAGAACGGAGAGAAAACGCTGTACAACATCGATGCCATCCAAACCAACGATCATCAGACAAAAAGCGGCATCATTGACGCATTCGTCGAACATGTACAGCAAGGGACACAACCGGAGATCAGCGGGAAATCGGTGCTCTCCGCCATGCGGGCGGTGTTCGCCAGCATCCAGTCCTCACAGACAGGGAAGGCGATCACCATCAAGGAGGATTGA
- a CDS encoding sugar phosphate isomerase/epimerase encodes MKLGFVSAILDQEDFHGVITTAHDLGFSCVEVACWPHEAAERRYAGVCHIDTEALDKKQANEILSLCEAQQVFISALAYYPNPLDPDEAKRKRVIAHLYSVIEAAQMLNVNLVTSFIGRNQYLSVEKNLELIRAIWPPIARFAEDHGVKIAIENCPMLFDHNQWPGGQNLFTSPELWKACMEIINSPNLGINYDPSHFVWQQMDYLTPIHTFKDKLFHIHFKDIKLEWEKLARTGVLAYPLSYMTPKIPGLGDVDWGKFVSALTDIGYHGPACIEVEDRSFEGSKERVWESLRLSKRYLSQFVPEV; translated from the coding sequence ATGAAGCTCGGATTTGTATCAGCAATTCTGGACCAAGAAGATTTCCATGGCGTCATCACCACAGCACACGATTTGGGGTTTTCCTGCGTCGAGGTGGCCTGCTGGCCTCATGAGGCGGCGGAGCGAAGATATGCGGGGGTCTGCCACATCGATACGGAAGCGCTCGATAAGAAACAGGCAAACGAAATCCTTTCGCTTTGCGAAGCCCAGCAGGTTTTCATCTCCGCGCTCGCCTACTACCCCAACCCGCTGGATCCAGATGAAGCCAAACGAAAACGGGTCATCGCCCATTTATACTCCGTCATTGAAGCAGCGCAGATGCTCAACGTGAATCTGGTCACCTCATTCATCGGCAGAAACCAGTATCTCTCCGTGGAAAAGAATCTGGAACTGATACGCGCCATCTGGCCACCAATCGCCCGGTTCGCCGAGGATCATGGGGTGAAGATCGCCATCGAAAACTGTCCGATGTTGTTCGATCATAACCAGTGGCCAGGCGGACAGAACCTGTTCACCAGTCCGGAACTCTGGAAAGCCTGCATGGAGATCATCAATTCTCCGAACCTTGGCATCAATTATGACCCCAGTCACTTTGTTTGGCAACAGATGGATTACCTGACACCGATCCATACGTTCAAGGATAAACTGTTCCACATCCATTTCAAAGACATCAAACTGGAATGGGAGAAGCTGGCGCGGACGGGTGTACTGGCCTATCCCCTCTCCTACATGACGCCGAAGATACCCGGATTGGGGGATGTAGACTGGGGAAAATTCGTCAGCGCCCTGACTGATATCGGATACCACGGACCGGCATGCATCGAAGTGGAGGACCGTTCGTTTGAGGGGTCGAAAGAACGTGTTTGGGAGAGTCTTAGGCTTTCCAAACGGTATCTTTCCCAATTCGTTCCGGAGGTGTGA
- a CDS encoding sugar phosphate isomerase/epimerase yields the protein MKERIIAVNSNTYHGFSIQDAVKGIVAAGFHAIELTATKGWTEHVFPTMSFHQLCAIRELLANHGLAVIALSGHCNLMDPQRIPDFIDNIRLADFFGARTIVSSVGEAHLKNRTTSSESVLLENLRGLLPILKQYGIQLVLETHGTEGTGTAIDKIVTALDSSSVGIAYDTANVIFYGGVKDLADLSSCVEAVRYVHLKDKAGASSEWNFPALGDGYVDIPGILGLLDQRNNSSPLSIEIEFTPETRSLETVNQAVQRSATYLGCMGYRL from the coding sequence ATGAAGGAACGGATCATCGCCGTCAACTCCAACACCTACCATGGATTCAGCATTCAGGATGCGGTGAAAGGAATCGTCGCTGCAGGCTTCCATGCCATTGAGCTTACTGCCACCAAAGGATGGACGGAGCACGTGTTCCCCACGATGAGCTTCCACCAGCTTTGCGCCATCAGGGAGCTGCTGGCGAATCATGGACTTGCCGTCATCGCGCTCTCTGGCCATTGCAATCTGATGGATCCTCAACGCATCCCGGATTTTATCGACAACATTCGTCTGGCCGATTTCTTCGGCGCACGGACCATCGTCTCCTCGGTTGGGGAAGCACATCTGAAGAACCGGACAACCAGTTCAGAATCGGTGCTTCTGGAGAATCTGCGGGGATTGTTGCCGATTCTTAAGCAGTATGGCATTCAATTGGTGCTGGAAACCCATGGGACGGAAGGGACAGGAACCGCCATTGACAAGATCGTAACCGCTCTTGACTCTTCTTCTGTTGGCATCGCATACGATACGGCCAATGTGATCTTCTACGGCGGCGTGAAGGATTTGGCCGATCTCTCTTCCTGTGTGGAAGCGGTCCGCTACGTACATTTGAAGGATAAAGCCGGAGCTTCCAGCGAATGGAATTTCCCTGCGTTGGGAGACGGGTATGTGGATATTCCCGGCATCCTGGGATTGCTGGATCAACGAAACAACTCCTCCCCGCTGAGCATTGAAATAGAATTCACCCCGGAAACGCGCTCATTGGAAACCGTCAACCAAGCGGTCCAGCGTTCCGCGACGTATCTGGGCTGTATGGGATACCGCCTATGA
- a CDS encoding Gfo/Idh/MocA family oxidoreductase — protein MGAVHYANWQHIEGAKIVAVVGHGQTDQDKALAWGVPFFERLSDANAWTMFSVVDICTPTFLHAQIIREALMLGKHVICEKPLTLSSSEAEDLYRQAALIGKQLYTAQVLQFTKAVSTLHRLVEEHRWGDVCSAHFVRLSEAPAWSSGGWLFDKTQSGLIPFDLHIHDLDVIISLFGAPQEATMYPTGDPESHISFRYRYPSRLVTAEAAWYHAKFPFTATWRVEFDHAVAVNTGNEVIVYPEDEFPIHYDTSDPVVVSTGINVPPTGWYYNELSHFLSCIQQDIPSPLVPKDRIITVLRTIEEMEQELLTSPALRRPASHLPSPPTG, from the coding sequence ATGGGGGCGGTACATTACGCCAATTGGCAACACATCGAAGGCGCAAAAATTGTTGCGGTTGTCGGTCACGGACAGACAGATCAGGACAAGGCGTTGGCATGGGGCGTGCCATTCTTTGAACGGCTTTCCGATGCCAACGCGTGGACCATGTTTTCCGTGGTGGACATCTGTACACCTACATTCCTCCATGCTCAGATCATTCGGGAAGCGTTAATGTTGGGAAAGCATGTAATTTGCGAAAAACCGCTGACTCTTTCCTCCTCTGAAGCGGAAGATTTGTACCGGCAAGCGGCCTTGATCGGAAAACAACTCTATACCGCGCAGGTCCTTCAGTTCACCAAAGCGGTTTCCACCCTACACAGGTTGGTCGAGGAACACCGATGGGGGGATGTATGTTCAGCCCACTTTGTCCGCCTATCGGAAGCTCCAGCATGGAGTTCCGGCGGATGGTTGTTCGACAAAACCCAAAGTGGGTTGATCCCCTTTGATCTGCACATCCATGACCTGGATGTGATCATCAGCTTGTTCGGAGCGCCACAGGAAGCGACGATGTACCCCACGGGGGATCCTGAAAGCCATATTAGTTTCCGCTACCGGTATCCCTCCCGTCTGGTCACCGCCGAAGCTGCCTGGTACCACGCTAAATTCCCATTCACCGCTACGTGGCGCGTAGAGTTCGATCACGCCGTAGCCGTCAATACGGGAAACGAGGTGATCGTGTACCCGGAGGATGAATTCCCCATCCATTACGACACCAGTGACCCGGTGGTGGTCTCCACCGGCATCAATGTCCCTCCGACCGGCTGGTACTACAATGAACTTTCCCATTTTCTTTCCTGCATCCAACAGGATATCCCCTCTCCGCTGGTACCCAAAGACCGGATCATTACCGTACTTCGTACCATCGAGGAAATGGAACAGGAGCTGCTCACTTCCCCGGCGTTGAGGCGACCAGCGTCCCACCTTCCATCTCCACCGACGGGGTGA
- a CDS encoding DUF5698 domain-containing protein translates to MLGAMEQFLQGHSVWVYAVVFFGKLIEVSLATLRSQLIIKGQRITGALCAALEFTFWVVITANVLSDFASDPLRVFLLIAAFSLGQIVGSWIEAKLAFGTSMLSVIFMEEEQAKTAEALLRSKGFAMTRFHASGRDQCGRTVLLMTVKRKLVPFAKDLIHQADPKAVVAVTPSVEMEGGTLVASTPGK, encoded by the coding sequence ATGCTGGGCGCAATGGAACAATTTTTGCAGGGGCATTCGGTTTGGGTGTATGCCGTGGTGTTTTTCGGGAAGCTGATCGAAGTTTCCCTTGCCACGTTGCGTTCCCAGTTGATCATCAAAGGGCAACGGATCACCGGGGCGCTCTGCGCCGCGTTGGAGTTCACGTTCTGGGTGGTCATCACAGCCAACGTGCTGAGTGATTTCGCCAGCGATCCTCTTCGGGTGTTCCTGTTGATCGCCGCGTTCTCCCTGGGACAGATTGTCGGTTCCTGGATTGAGGCGAAACTTGCCTTCGGCACCAGCATGCTCTCCGTGATCTTCATGGAAGAGGAACAGGCAAAGACCGCCGAGGCGCTCCTTCGGTCCAAAGGTTTCGCCATGACCCGCTTCCACGCGAGTGGCAGGGATCAGTGTGGCAGAACCGTACTGCTGATGACCGTCAAACGCAAGTTGGTTCCCTTTGCCAAGGATTTGATCCATCAGGCAGACCCCAAGGCGGTGGTCGCTGTCACCCCGTCGGTGGAGATGGAAGGTGGGACGCTGGTCGCCTCAACGCCGGGGAAGTGA